The segment GTGAATAAGCTTGCGATTATCCTTAAGATAAACTCTACGATTGTATATGTATCCACATAATCCCTCTAATAAGAATTACTTTAAAAGTAAATAAAGAGTAGTAATTATGCCTTTAATGAAGTGATCTAAATTAAAAAAGAAACGAGGAAAACTTACTTCCCTTAACGATCTGAACCAGCCTAATTGGCATAAGAATTAGAACTATCAATTTACCAAATCGTTCCTCTAATTAAAGAATGATATAAAAGTACCATATCCCTAAAAATTGAATTAATGCAAAAAAGGTATTGGAAAAAGCAAGTAACAGCTTAAATCTGCTTCTTTTTTAAGTGATCAATTCGATCATATATATGGTGGATCAATTCTTCAAACTTATTGATCTCTAAGAGATAGTTCTCATACGTTTGGAGTTTTATTTTTTGCTCTTCAGTATTGGCATGTTCTCCATACTCTTCTATAAGAGGAGTTATCTTTTCTTTTGCAATGTCTAATTCAGTTTCAAAACCATTCCTGATCTGTATAGCAAAGGCATCCAACAGATTCTTTTCCATATGCAGATATGTCTTGCGGGATCCGGGTTTGTGTATCCGCTTTATACCCCAGAAATGTTCAATATTCTTTATCTTAAGGCTGATAGAAGCAAGGCTATATCCGGTCCTCTGTGCCAGTTCCTCCATACTTATCTCATTGGGTTCAAAGTTAAGTATCGATAGGATCTGTGCAGTGGAATCATCAACTCCATAGCCTCTAAAGATCTCATGACCAATGTCAATTATCTTTTCTTCAATGTCAGTCATTTTTCTCACTTATATATCAGATTACTTTCTATTAAATATTGGGAAATGTATGATCAAGCGGATACCAGTTTTAATCCACCAATTCCAACAGCAATCAGTCCGATAAAAAAGAGTCTGGTCACATTCATTGATTCATTGAAAAGGAATATTCCCAATACTGTTGTCCCGATGATCCCAATACCTGTCCAGACCGCATAGGCTGTTCCAACAGGCAATGTTCTCAAAGCTTTTTCCAATAGATACATGCTTAAAATTAAAGTAACTACTGTAAATACCACTGGATAAAACTTTGTTAAACCATCACTATATTTTAATCCAACTGCCCATCCGGTTTCAAATATTCCTGCAATTAGTAAGTATATCCATTCCATAATTTCTACCTTTTATAGTTTTTAATAATTATTAAAAGCTATTGATGTTGAACTTTTATTTATGCATTTTGCCAGAAAACACCACTATAATTTTGTGATATTCAAATAAGATAGTTACATCCTTGTAATTTCATATTCTTACTGATGCCTGTATATATCAAAAATAAAAAGTGACATGTCAGAGAAGTTAAAGTAGAGCTAAGACATTGATGATCATTTTCTTCTCTTGACAACAAAGAGAGCCATAACGATAGCTAACATTGCCTTCAACAACATGCTTCCATAACCTGCACCTTCTGAAGTTGCCAGATATAAACCCCATACAATTAGAATCAAAACAGCAAATGCAGAACATTTGATGATGCCAAAATTAAAAAAGAAAATATAAAATAGATGACAAAACAAGAATCTCTGGTTTATCAAATTACTGGATTATATCCCATGTGCTCAGACATGAATTTCATGACATCACTTGATTCCATTACAGGAAAGCTGTCGAAATAACAGATATCCCTCCAGGGGAACATAGCAGCAGCATAAGTTTCAGCGTTCTCTGCATCATATACGACAATATGTCGACAAGTGGATAGGTCTGCCCATTCACCGATGATCTTGATTCCTTCTGGATATTTCCAGTTTAAAAAACGGCTCCCTATTTCTTTATCGTCTTTTGGTTCCCATGTGATTATGTCCATAAACAACATTTCTTTAACACTCCCCTTTTACTCACTTATTTTTTATCGATTTAATTGATTACAGCCGAAACCCCCGGTTTACGACTAACCCAGATAAGAGAATTTCATTTCAGTACTCTCAAACCCATAAAGAAGATTTACATTATCACATATATTCTTTTTTATGTAAGATTTCTGTTAGCAAGCGTTAAAGTGAGAAGTAGAACAAAAATTATCAGATCCATATTTCGAAGCTATTTGAGATCTGCGAGAAT is part of the Methanococcoides orientis genome and harbors:
- a CDS encoding DUF3303 domain-containing protein, which codes for MDIITWEPKDDKEIGSRFLNWKYPEGIKIIGEWADLSTCRHIVVYDAENAETYAAAMFPWRDICYFDSFPVMESSDVMKFMSEHMGYNPVI
- a CDS encoding DMT family transporter, whose translation is MEWIYLLIAGIFETGWAVGLKYSDGLTKFYPVVFTVVTLILSMYLLEKALRTLPVGTAYAVWTGIGIIGTTVLGIFLFNESMNVTRLFFIGLIAVGIGGLKLVSA
- a CDS encoding GbsR/MarR family transcriptional regulator; amino-acid sequence: MTDIEEKIIDIGHEIFRGYGVDDSTAQILSILNFEPNEISMEELAQRTGYSLASISLKIKNIEHFWGIKRIHKPGSRKTYLHMEKNLLDAFAIQIRNGFETELDIAKEKITPLIEEYGEHANTEEQKIKLQTYENYLLEINKFEELIHHIYDRIDHLKKKQI